Proteins co-encoded in one Acidobacteriota bacterium genomic window:
- a CDS encoding IS110 family transposase — MTLVLEDDLLRKRYELLVSIPGIAQVSAMQLLAELSTLPSDLTVREWVAHSGLDPAHEISRSSVRKASRISRTGNRHLRRAYICRPWLHPLAIPTQRPFRKTPGSKQSPSTGTPCCCEEAAPRHLWDISKQVEV; from the coding sequence ATGACGCTTGTTCTGGAGGATGACTTGCTTCGCAAGCGATATGAGCTGTTGGTCAGCATTCCAGGCATTGCACAGGTAAGTGCTATGCAATTGCTTGCAGAACTGTCTACCCTGCCGTCAGACCTCACTGTAAGAGAATGGGTCGCACATAGCGGGCTTGATCCTGCCCATGAAATCTCACGAAGCTCAGTGAGGAAGGCGTCTCGCATCAGTCGCACAGGAAATCGTCACTTGAGAAGAGCCTATATATGCCGGCCCTGGTTGCATCCCCTTGCGATCCCTACGCAAAGGCCTTTTCGAAAAACTCCTGGCTCGAAACAAAGCCCGTCTACAGGCACTCCTTGCTGTTGCGAGGAAGCTGCTCCACGCCATCTATGGGATATTTCGAAGCAGGTTGAAGTATGA
- the nagB gene encoding glucosamine-6-phosphate deaminase, with protein MEIVIQPTAAAATTLAARLFAKAIRQKPACVLGLATGSTPLALYRELIALNLDWSKVTTFNLDEYVGLPPEHSQSYHRFMQENLFQYVTIDKGNVHIPDGLAEDIPKFCADYETNIVEVGGIDIQLLGIGTDGHIGFNEPTSSLASRTRIKTLTQQTRRDNARFFGGEDEVPHHCITMGIGTILDARQCVLLAFGKGKAHAVADAVEGAVRAMNPASALQMHPNTTVFLDEDAASELKLVDYYRWVYENKPERAD; from the coding sequence ATGGAAATTGTTATTCAGCCTACCGCAGCGGCTGCAACTACCTTGGCGGCGCGCTTGTTTGCCAAAGCGATCCGGCAGAAACCTGCTTGTGTACTTGGGCTGGCAACCGGTAGTACGCCTCTTGCCCTTTATCGAGAATTGATTGCGCTAAACCTTGATTGGAGCAAGGTCACGACGTTCAACCTCGATGAGTATGTTGGCCTTCCACCTGAACATTCACAGTCTTACCACCGATTCATGCAGGAGAACTTATTCCAGTATGTGACGATCGACAAGGGAAACGTTCATATACCCGATGGGCTGGCAGAGGACATCCCGAAGTTCTGCGCGGATTACGAAACAAATATCGTCGAGGTTGGCGGCATCGACATTCAGCTTCTCGGGATCGGCACAGACGGTCACATTGGCTTCAATGAACCTACGTCTTCGTTGGCTTCGCGGACACGAATCAAGACGCTGACGCAGCAGACGCGTCGGGACAATGCTCGCTTTTTCGGGGGTGAAGACGAGGTGCCGCATCATTGCATCACAATGGGTATTGGAACGATTCTGGATGCGCGGCAATGTGTGCTGCTGGCCTTTGGCAAGGGTAAGGCGCACGCGGTGGCAGACGCAGTCGAGGGAGCGGTGAGAGCGATGAACCCTGCCAGCGCATTGCAAATGCATCCCAACACGACCGTATTCCTTGACGAGGATGCAGCCTCGGAGTTGAAGCTGGTGGATTACTATCGCTGGGTTTATGAAAATAAGCCGGAGCGCGCAGATTGA
- a CDS encoding putative N-acetylmannosamine-6-phosphate 2-epimerase yields MSCQAMPDDPLEDDGVLRRISQAVVAAGAEALRLNGASLIGAVREDTSIPIIGIEKRYQGTSLRITPTFQDAVALAQAGADIIALDCTDRVHPFGEPWRQMVERIHGELGVLVMADIATLEEGIAAAEAGVDLIGPTLNGYTEATKNSAGFDWKLLRDLQTKTGRPVIAEGRINTPEDARRAIEEGAWSVVVGSAITRPGTITREFIKAVSAAKKEGSARYAIGVDIGGTTIKAAVVSEDGSILSPIRLATDASLGREGIAANLKVAISQSLANAKASELPIEGIGIATAGAVDHRDGSIFAATENLPGWTGFPLRTFAEDCFHLPCFVINDAHAAVLSEQHFGFGDGLRDFVAITIGTGIGGGIVSNGKLLLGQHGFAGTLGHSVIQANGRPCNCGRAGCLEAYVSTAGLIREYSRLSGFIPEDDIDDAAMALKINQLACRGDEAAQEAYKVLSLYLSDAIANLFNILDPQVVLLSGGLIESYPQFIADVESQVHQSLHFGEKRCPQVRAASAGKNAGIQGAATLVFEANKY; encoded by the coding sequence GTGTCCTGTCAAGCCATGCCGGATGATCCTCTGGAAGATGATGGCGTGCTACGCCGCATCTCACAGGCCGTCGTCGCTGCCGGAGCAGAGGCACTGCGGTTGAATGGTGCTTCTCTGATCGGTGCCGTTCGTGAAGACACATCGATCCCGATTATCGGGATCGAGAAGCGTTACCAGGGAACCTCACTTCGCATCACTCCTACCTTTCAAGACGCAGTTGCACTTGCGCAGGCCGGGGCCGACATTATTGCTTTGGACTGCACGGACCGGGTTCATCCATTTGGCGAACCCTGGCGGCAGATGGTCGAGCGTATCCACGGCGAACTGGGCGTGCTTGTAATGGCCGATATTGCGACGCTGGAGGAAGGCATCGCAGCGGCAGAGGCGGGGGTCGACCTCATCGGACCTACGTTGAATGGCTACACCGAGGCCACAAAGAACAGCGCAGGCTTCGACTGGAAGCTGCTACGGGACTTGCAGACAAAAACCGGACGCCCGGTAATTGCAGAGGGCAGAATCAATACGCCGGAAGATGCAAGACGCGCCATCGAAGAAGGCGCCTGGAGCGTAGTGGTTGGGAGCGCGATTACACGTCCCGGCACAATTACGCGTGAATTTATCAAGGCTGTGAGCGCGGCAAAGAAGGAGGGCTCCGCGCGATATGCGATCGGGGTCGACATCGGCGGGACAACAATCAAGGCAGCGGTCGTCTCAGAGGATGGCTCGATATTGTCACCGATACGGCTGGCCACTGATGCGTCTCTCGGACGGGAAGGAATTGCGGCCAACCTCAAGGTTGCAATCTCACAGTCATTGGCGAATGCAAAGGCATCGGAGCTTCCGATTGAGGGTATTGGCATCGCCACGGCAGGCGCGGTAGATCATCGCGACGGAAGCATCTTTGCAGCAACGGAAAATCTTCCTGGGTGGACGGGTTTTCCTTTGCGAACATTTGCGGAGGATTGCTTTCATCTTCCATGCTTCGTTATTAACGATGCACACGCCGCCGTCCTCTCAGAGCAACACTTCGGTTTTGGAGATGGCCTAAGGGACTTCGTCGCCATCACGATTGGAACCGGCATCGGCGGCGGCATTGTCTCAAACGGCAAGCTCTTGCTTGGTCAGCATGGCTTTGCAGGCACTCTCGGTCATAGTGTTATCCAAGCCAACGGTCGCCCGTGCAATTGTGGGCGGGCTGGTTGCCTTGAAGCTTATGTTTCCACGGCAGGTCTTATCAGGGAGTACAGCAGACTCAGCGGTTTTATACCGGAAGATGACATCGATGACGCCGCAATGGCATTGAAAATCAATCAACTCGCGTGTCGCGGTGATGAAGCAGCCCAGGAAGCCTACAAGGTGTTGTCTCTGTATCTGTCGGACGCAATCGCAAACCTATTCAACATTCTCGACCCACAAGTTGTTCTTCTCTCGGGTGGGCTCATTGAAAGCTACCCGCAGTTCATCGCAGACGTTGAATCGCAGGTCCATCAGAGTTTGCACTTCGGAGAGAAACGGTGCCCCCAGGTACGCGCAGCGAGTGCTGGAAAAAATGCTGGCATTCAGGGAGCAGCAACCCTCGTCTTCGAGGCGAATAAATATTAG